TTGCTCTACGGTATGTCGCTTCTCTTCGGTCTTACCGGTGAGACCGGTTTCGCCGCGATTGCCGGCAAACTTGCCGGTCACAAGGCAACACCGATGCTCGTAATTTCAATGCTTATGATTATTGCCGGTCTCGGATTTAAAGTGGCGGCCGTACCGTTCCATTTCTGGGCGCCCGATGTGTACGAAGGCGCCCCGGTTCCCGTTGCATCGTACCTGGCAGCAGGCCCCAAGGCGGGCGGTTTTGCCGCGATCACACATCTCTTTCCGGTGGCGTTTGCAACCGCCGCACCGGCGTGGGCGTTTGTGTTTGCGGTGTTGGCCGTGGCGAGTATGTTTATAGGCAACTTTGTAGCGCTCTCGCAGACGCACGTGAGGCGCCTCTTGGGTTACTCGGCGATCGCACATACCGGATACCTTCTGGTTGGGCTTGCCGTTGCAAACCAGCTCGGGTACTCGTCGCTTATTTTTTACTTCTTCGTATATTCGCTGGCGGCGCTCGGTGCGTTTCTCGTTGTGCTTGCAACAACCGAGCGGGGGATAGGCGAGGAGGTAACCGATTTTGCCGGCCTTTACAAAAAAGCACCCATGCTTTCATTGGCGATGGCCATCTTCTTGTTCTCGCTTGTCGGGCTTCCGCCGTTTGCCGGATTTATGGGTAAGTTATTCCTGTTTGGCGCGGCAGTCAAGTCAAATCTGATTTGGCTCGCCGTCATCGGCGTCTTGAACAGCGTGATTTCGTTCGGCTACTACGTAACGATTATCAGGCAGATGTATCTGGTCAAACCGGCTGATGTGACGGCGGTATCGATTTCAAAGCCGCTCTATGCCTCAATACTGTTGATCGTGGTTGCCGTTATTGTGCTGGGAGTGTATCCAACCGCATTTCTGTCTCTCGTCAAGCTGTAAGCATTTAAGCTTTGATGAGTGCCCCCCTGTGGAGTAGCAGTTTATCCAACAGCATTTCTGTCTATAATTAACCTGTAATAACAGAAACCAGGAGGATTGGGCATGGAAGAGCAAGCCTTTGCGCTCATGCTACGACAAGTACTCACAGAGTATGATTTCGATGCTATCGAAATTACAGAGAACCGAGCTCACGTTGCACTTAAGCGAGAAGTCTTTACCGACACCAGTAATGACAACCTTGCCGAATACGATTTCTCCAACCCCGTGCTTGTTGAAGTACTGCAATTCCTTAAAACGTATTTACCAGCGCTCTAACGCCATAGCGATATCGCTATGGCGTTTATCCAGACTTTATGCGGTTTTTGCAGTCGAAAGACTATTATTTTGGGCTAACCAGCTTAAAGCTTTTTACAATTGCCCCGGCGGTCTTTTGTTCTGATTTCACCGCATTACCGAGCAAGTATATGTGAGCATCAAAAGCGTGGCCGTGGTTAATGAATTCGACCCTGTAATGCAGCCAATTATTCTTAACCGACCATTTCTTGAGGATCTTTGCGCGTTGTTTTTTAGGAAACTTGCTCAAGTCAGACGTGATCTTAAACGACGAATTCTTAAATATCTCGGGGTTGCCATACGGTTTGGTGGATGATGTAAGTTTGCTTTTACTCGCCTTGCCTATATCACCGGCATCCATAACAAACATATAGACGCCGTCTTCCGGCAGCTTATTGACTACGAGGCCACCGCCATCGTGGATGAGCTCGCTGCGCACAATCGGTTTTACCCAATAATTAACTTTGTCGAGATTGTTAACCGAAATAACACCCTTGCCCCCGAACCCATCGATCTCGCCGCCGTTGGTTGCAACAGTCCAATCAGACGGGTACGTGAAGCTGAAATCCTTGTCTTTAAATTCCGTCATGGATATCTTGTCGTTACCGACTTTGATAGTGGTTTTTTTGCCTGAGTTAGAGCTAGAACCGGAACACGATACTAGCGCGAGTGTGACTAAGATAGCCATACATGCGATTACCATTCTTTTCAAAGCTGCCTCCTTAACTTCGATGACTGCTACATTACTTGGTATACGAAAGAGGGGATACCATACTGCCGAGTATTTAAAACTAGGCTAAAAGCTTCGCCCTATTCTAGCATGGAGTGATAATTATTGGTATAAACTATGGCTTGCTTAACAGCTTTGAAATGTGTTTTTGATCCTATGAATCGGGAAGGCACTCTAGTACGAACGGATAGGTGATTTGCAAAAATATTTTTGTAAAAATACTAAAGTCGTACTATAGGAGCGCCGATATTCAGATTGTCAGCCAAGACGGGATAAGTAGAAGAAAAACTTCTAGGTCGTGGCAGACGCCTTGACTGACAAGAAAAGTCCCACCCTAGGGTGGGACTTTTTAGTTTTTAAAACCGCCTCTTTGTATTGCAAGGTGGTTTATTTTGTTAGGGTGTATCTGAGACTACCTAACGATCGTAACATTGGATGCGCGAGCGCCTTTAGCCTCCATCTCAATGTCGAATTCGACAGCTGTTCCTTCATCGAGGGTCTTAAAGCCATCGCCGGAGATAGCTGAGAAATGAACGAACACGTCCGGACCGCCATCATCCTGAGCGATAAAACCAAAGCCCTTGGAATTGTCGAACCACTTTACTGTGCCTTTAGCCAACCTAGTTCACCTCCTGGCATCCATATATGGAGCTTACGACGCTAGGCAGGTGTGACACGAAAAAGCGGTTACGACCCTTACCAAACAACAAAGGCCCTCTTGTAACGAGCCCTCATCTACGAATTCACGTCTTAGCTTATCACATTATCTCATATTTTTTAGCCAAGCTCAACTCTTTCAGCTGGACAATGCAGTTATGGTGCAATATCGCGCCTGTTGAAGATAAGCAAGCTTGCAACGAAGAACACAATTATTGTTCCAACAAAGACGGCTACGTCTCTGCCTGGTATGTTACCGGTCGAGAGGAGCCGAGCAGGATCATAATAATGAAACAGGGAAACGTAATCGAGATTTTTCGCCCAATCCGCAAAACTAGCCAGCACATGGATGATATACATAATGGTCAGCAAACCTGCTGACACAAAGGCTGCGCGACCGCGCTCGCCAAACAGCACTGAAAAGAGGAGGGAGAAGGAGGCTATGGCTAGGAAGAATAGCCCGCCGATTACGGTAAGCGCTAGAACTCCTTCGGGTTTGAGCTTCACGTTATAGATAACACTGAAGATATACACCGAGCCGGTTGTTACAATAACCAAACCGAGCGTCGAGGCAAAGAGGGTTATGCCCTTCGCTATCAATACCGTTATTCGCGATATAGGTTGGCCCAACAATATCTCGATAGTACCGCTGTCAATTTCTCTGCCGATGGCACCGGTACCGTATGAAATAACGAACGCGCCGATGATTATGAACCATATCAACGCAAACATCTCGAGCGCAAAGAATCCTTCTACAGTAAACAGATTAGCCTGTCCGCCGCCAAAGATTCCGATAAAAGCCTTCGGATAGGCTTTGAGTAGGCGCTCAAAGTCGGCCATGCTTTTTTGAATAGTCGGGTAAATCGACATCAGCAAGAGCACGTACACGACCATACCGGCTGCATACGATATCCAGCTCACACGGATATCTCTCAGCGATTTTAGTAGGAGATTGCTATTCATTGCGGCCGCCTTTCCCATAGTATTCGAGGAAGATTTCTTCAAGGCTCGCATGTTCCGCTATCATATCCAGCACATCGTATTGCGCGAGTTTCTTAATCAGTGGATCGATCTCACCCTTAACCGTAAGTCTAATATGGTTATCAATCTGATCGATTTGGGTGACCCCGGGTACACGAAACTCATCAACGTTAACCGGCTCCGCCAGTGTAAGGTCGACGTAGCGTACTTTTTTAGCGGCTATATCGCTTATCTTTTCAATTGTAACCAGGTTGCCGTCTTTGACGATGCCCACGCGGTCGCAGATTTTCTCGATCTCGGGGAGGATATGCGACGATAGAAACACCGTCTGGCCGTCTGCCTTGAACTCTTTTATCAAGTTGTAGAATTCTTCTTGCATAAGAGGGTCGAGGCCGGATGTTGGCTCATCAAGCAGTAAGAGCTTGGGTTTATGCATTGTTGCCTGGATAACCGCGATCTTTTGGCGATTGCCTTTCGAGTAATCCTTAATCCTCGTCTTGAGGTTGATATCAAACCGCTTGGCAAGCGAGTCTTTCAGCACCGACAATTTGTTCGGCCTAAAACGGGTGATGTAATTGAGGAACGCTTCACCGGTCA
This sequence is a window from Candidatus Aquicultor sp.. Protein-coding genes within it:
- a CDS encoding ABC transporter permease subunit; protein product: MNSNLLLKSLRDIRVSWISYAAGMVVYVLLLMSIYPTIQKSMADFERLLKAYPKAFIGIFGGGQANLFTVEGFFALEMFALIWFIIIGAFVISYGTGAIGREIDSGTIEILLGQPISRITVLIAKGITLFASTLGLVIVTTGSVYIFSVIYNVKLKPEGVLALTVIGGLFFLAIASFSLLFSVLFGERGRAAFVSAGLLTIMYIIHVLASFADWAKNLDYVSLFHYYDPARLLSTGNIPGRDVAVFVGTIIVFFVASLLIFNRRDIAP
- a CDS encoding ABC transporter ATP-binding protein — its product is MKAISTTDLTKYYGATRGIENLNLDIDEGEVFGFLGPNGAGKTTTMRLLSALLRPTRGSATVLGKDAWHDAAEIKQEMGILPGDIHLYENMTGEAFLNYITRFRPNKLSVLKDSLAKRFDINLKTRIKDYSKGNRQKIAVIQATMHKPKLLLLDEPTSGLDPLMQEEFYNLIKEFKADGQTVFLSSHILPEIEKICDRVGIVKDGNLVTIEKISDIAAKKVRYVDLTLAEPVNVDEFRVPGVTQIDQIDNHIRLTVKGEIDPLIKKLAQYDVLDMIAEHASLEEIFLEYYGKGGRNE
- a CDS encoding NADH-quinone oxidoreductase subunit N, translated to MSFMSVNWMNLMPEIIIFAFAAVVLLGELFIQKSARRFLGVVTLVGLAAALYSLSTIWYVDATEFYNMFSVDLTANVLKAVLLTTTALVVLGALKVDVYMGEGEFFSMILLSVLGTMFMASSTDLIMLFIALELTVLPAYILTASKKTARSSEAALKYFLLGIVASVILLYGMSLLFGLTGETGFAAIAGKLAGHKATPMLVISMLMIIAGLGFKVAAVPFHFWAPDVYEGAPVPVASYLAAGPKAGGFAAITHLFPVAFATAAPAWAFVFAVLAVASMFIGNFVALSQTHVRRLLGYSAIAHTGYLLVGLAVANQLGYSSLIFYFFVYSLAALGAFLVVLATTERGIGEEVTDFAGLYKKAPMLSLAMAIFLFSLVGLPPFAGFMGKLFLFGAAVKSNLIWLAVIGVLNSVISFGYYVTIIRQMYLVKPADVTAVSISKPLYASILLIVVAVIVLGVYPTAFLSLVKL
- a CDS encoding cold-shock protein → MAKGTVKWFDNSKGFGFIAQDDGGPDVFVHFSAISGDGFKTLDEGTAVEFDIEMEAKGARASNVTIVR